The Peribacillus simplex genome contains a region encoding:
- a CDS encoding biotin transporter BioY, protein MKERHEKLRMMMVTALFAALIGILAQITIPLPLVPITGQTLAVGLAATILGSRYGTSSVLLYLFIGAAGVPVFAEMSGGLAKIFGPTGGYLLSYIPTVYITGLILEKIRFSVAMAFLANTIGMIITLVIGTVWLKYMSSLSWPVAFASGFTPFIIVGVLKAFLASWLGITIRSRLASANMLPKNNAPLSQ, encoded by the coding sequence ATGAAGGAACGTCATGAGAAGTTAAGAATGATGATGGTTACAGCTTTATTTGCAGCACTTATAGGGATACTTGCCCAAATTACAATTCCACTGCCTTTAGTACCGATTACAGGACAGACTCTAGCAGTCGGACTGGCAGCAACGATACTCGGTTCACGTTATGGAACTTCTTCCGTTTTATTATACTTGTTCATAGGGGCAGCGGGAGTGCCGGTATTCGCTGAAATGTCTGGAGGATTAGCTAAGATATTCGGTCCGACAGGCGGTTATTTATTATCCTATATCCCGACAGTATATATAACGGGTTTGATATTGGAAAAAATCCGTTTCTCAGTTGCAATGGCTTTCCTGGCAAATACAATCGGGATGATAATTACTTTGGTCATCGGTACGGTTTGGTTAAAATATATGAGTTCATTATCTTGGCCAGTGGCGTTTGCCAGCGGTTTTACTCCATTTATAATCGTAGGTGTTTTAAAGGCATTCCTTGCGTCATGGCTTGGCATTACAATCCGTTCAAGGTTAGCCTCTGCTAATATGCTGCCAAAAAATAATGCACCACTTTCCCAATGA
- a CDS encoding YusW family protein: MRRSIKILSVPFAAMLVLAGCGEDNDELKNPPVQENENQADNNPETGTDNNEKLPFTYKDFQLEVDYTGNDNEYEAEYDTMGAQTEASIEDKLNKHEVHGDEAMKELTPILEKLTFTKDSSEEEVIQEVTKAFNLKDDYQEFDLEVIFEDGTKKEYKVNNK, from the coding sequence ATGAGAAGATCAATCAAAATATTATCAGTGCCGTTTGCCGCTATGCTAGTGTTGGCTGGATGCGGCGAAGATAACGATGAATTGAAAAACCCGCCGGTTCAGGAAAATGAAAATCAAGCTGATAATAATCCTGAAACGGGAACGGATAATAATGAAAAACTGCCTTTCACTTATAAGGATTTTCAATTGGAAGTGGATTATACAGGCAATGATAACGAATACGAAGCTGAATATGATACAATGGGAGCTCAAACAGAAGCTTCGATCGAGGACAAACTTAACAAGCATGAAGTTCACGGTGATGAAGCAATGAAAGAATTGACCCCGATTCTGGAAAAATTGACATTCACCAAAGATTCATCAGAGGAGGAAGTCATTCAAGAAGTGACAAAAGCTTTTAATTTGAAGGATGACTATCAAGAATTTGATTTAGAGGTCATTTTCGAAGATGGTACGAAAAAAGAATATAAAGTGAATAATAAGTAA